CCGTGGCTGTCGTATAAGAAAATGAACTCATTAAATAATCTGTGTACAGTTCTAAGAGTTCTTTTTTCATCGCATACCTCTGATTTTTGTCACCAGAAATTTAATACCTTTCTTTCTCTTTGCGTAAGGTGAGTTAATAATTGAATTGGATTTTGGTGCAATTAAATATTAAATGTTTCATGTTTATAAAATACTTTTAACTCCTCTATAGTCCCACAAAAATTGCCCTTGACTATAAATTGAAAAGTGATAAATATATATGTATCAACTAACATGAAAGGAATGCATATATGAATAACAGGAAAGTACAAACAAAAAGTGGTTCTATTTTAGATGAAGCAAAAATTGAAGAATTTAAATCAGCATTGCGCGGGCAATTAATCAGACCCGGGGATGATAGTTACAATTCTACCCGAAAAATTTGGAATGCAATGATTGACAAATATCCCTCTCTGATTGTAAGAAGCTCGGGTGTATCTGATATAATTCATTCAGTAAATTTTGCAAGGAATAATAATTTAATAGTGGCAGTTAGAGGAGGCGGGCATAATATTGCTGGAAATGCAATTTGCGATGGAGGTCTTGTAATTGATCTTTCATTAATGAAATCCGTAAGGATTGATGCGTCATCCAAAACAGCTCGGGTTGAAGCTGGAGCAACTTTAGGAGATTTTGATCATGAAGCTCAATTATTCGGTTTTGCAACTCCGTTAGGAATTAATTCAACTACTGGTGTTGCGGGGCTTACTCTTGGTGGTGGTTTTGGATGGTTGAGCAGAAAGTATGGGTTATCAATCGATAATCTAATTTCAGTTGAAGTCGTTACTGTTTCAGGTAAATTAATTAAAGCCAGCAAATCTGAAAATTCAGATTTGTTTTGGGCTATCAGGGGTGGGGGTGGAAATTTTGGAATTGTAACTTCTTTTGAATTCCAATTACACAATGTTGGACCAGAAGTACTTGCTGGATTAATTATTCATCCAATTAATGCTGCAAGGGATACACTCCGATTTTATCGCGATTTTATTAAATCTACTCCTGATGATTTTGTTTGTTGGTTTGTATTAAGAAAAGCGCCTCCTTTACCTTTTCTTGCACCAGAATGGCATGGAAAAGAAATTCTTGCACTTGCAGTTTGTTATTCCGGAAAAGTTGAACAAGGGGAACGAATTGCCAAACCTCTAAGGTCATACGGTAGACCTCTGGCAGATATAATTGGACCGATGCAATATAAAAATTGGCAGACAGTGCTTGATCCTTTGCTAACACCTGGAATGCGTAATTACTGGAAGTCTCATGACTTTCTGGAATTAAGTGATGGACTTATTGATACACTGATTGAATACGCGCGTAAAATACCGGACCCACAAACTGAGATTGCTATGGCACAGCTTGGTGGTAAAGTAAGTAAAATTCCAATTGATGCGACCGCTTATACTCACCGTGATGCACAATATATTATGAATGTACATGGAAGATGGGAAGATTCAGCTAAAGATGAAGCATGCATTGCCTGGGCACGGGGACTTTACCAGGCTGTTACTCCTTATGCCACAGGTGGTGTATATGTAAACTTCCTTACACAGGAAGAGCAGGATCGGGTTCATAATGCTTACGGTTCTAATTATAATAAACTTGTTGAAATAAAAATTAAATATGATCCGAATAATTTTTTCAGCATTAATCAAAATATTTCACCAACCTATGAATATGTGGAAGACGATGAATAAATATGAACAAGTTCAGATTCTATTTCTTCCAAGCTGAATAAATTGTATTAGAATATCAATTAAAAATCAGGCAGGGAATAATACCTGCCTGTTATTTCTCCAATTACTTTAATTGTTTAATCCGCCCAAAGATTCATCCCATTATTTTAAATTATATTGAATGCTATATTGTTAGCCAATTAATCACATTTGTTTCTATATTTGCACATCAGAATTAACTTTTTAAGAGTTTCAAGTAAACACATTTTGTATTCTTTCATTTTTATAATTAGTCAAGTATTTTCCACACAATATTTGGAGAAAAAATGCCTGTAATTAGACCATTTAAAACAATTCCCGAATTGTTTGTTATACTTAGCGAAGAGTATAGTAAAGTTGCTGAACATCCATTAATGAAATATAAATCCGGTAATGAATGGAAAGGAATTAGTTACGCACAATTTGGAGAGGAAACAGAAATATTTGCTCTTGGATTATCAACGCTTGGGATAAAACGTGATGATAAAATTGCAATCATTTCAGAAAACCGTCCGGAATGGGTGTACTCAGATATGGCAATCATCGGATTGGGTGCCGTTGATGTACCGCTTTATCCATCCTTAACATCTGATACAGTTGAATTTATATTAAATAATTCGGAATCAATTGGTATCATTGCCTCGAATAAATTTCAGTTAAATAAAATTTTAAAGATCAAAAAGAATTGTAAGTATCTAAAGTTCATTATAATTCTAAATGAAAAAGATATGCTTTCCGGCGAACCTAACTTGTACACTTTTAAGGAAGTTCAGGAAAGAGGAAAAGAATTCAGAAAAAATAAACCGTTCCTCTTTAAAGAAAATTTGAAACTTGCAAAGGAAGATGATCTATGTACCATTATTTATACTTCAGGAACTACCGGCGAACCAAAAGGAGTAATGCTAACTCATAAGAATATTGTTTCCAATGTATTAGCTGCAACAGAAGCAATTCCTTTTTCTAAGGATGATCTTTTCCTTTCATTCCTACCATTATGCCATATATTTGAGCGAATGGCTGGATATTATTCAGCTTTTTCTGCCGGGGCAGGTATCGCGTATGCAGAAAGCATTGAAGCAGTTGCGCAAAATATGATAGAAGCGAAACCAACTATTATTACAACTGTTCCAAGGTTGTTCGAAAGAATTTACAGTAAAATAAAAAAGAATGTTGATAGTCAGCCGGAGAAAAAACAAAAAATATTTAATTGGGCTATTAAGATTGGTAGAGAATATGCTCAGGCTAAAAAAGCAGATAAAGTTTCTTTAGCGTTATCTATAAAGCATAAAGGTGCAGACACTTTAGTTTTTAAAAAATTACGCGAAAAGACTGGTGGAAAACTAAGATTTTTTGTTTCCGGTGGTGCCGCATTACCAAGAGAATTGGGTGAATTTTTTGAAGCAGTTGGCATTACAATTATTGAAGGTTATGGGTTAACTGAATCATCCCCTGTAATTGCTGCAAACAGAGTTGATGATTACAAATATGGAACTGTTGGAAAAATTTTTCCAGGTGTTGAAGTAAAAATTGCGTCTGATGGAGAAATACTTGCCCGCGGTCCAAATATTATGCAGGGATATTACAAAAATAAAAAAGAAACGGATGCTGTTTTAAAAGATGGTTGGTTGTACACCGGAGATATTGGTGTGTTTGATGCCGAAGGATTCCTGATGATTACCGATAGAAAGAAGCATCTCTTCAAAACATCAACTGGAAAATACATTGCTCCAACTCCAATTGAAAATCTTTTTCTTGGCAGTAAATATATTGATCAGTTTGTTCTGATCGGCGATAGAAGAATGTTTTTAAGTGCGCTTATCGTTCCAGATTTTGAGGCAATTAAAGAATATGCTGATTCGAATAATATTCCTTATTCCAGTATTGAAGATTTATCTGACAAGAAAGAAATTTATGATTTAATTCAAAAAGATCTGGAACAATTTCAGAAGCAGCTTGCTAATTTTGAGAGAGTTAGGAAATTTGTTCTGTTAGATAAACCATTTACATTGGAAACAGGAGAAATAACTCCAACTCTGAAATTGAAAAGAAAAGTAATTGAAGAAAGATATGGCAGCTTAATTGATGAAATGTATAAGAGTTTGGAGAAATAATTAATAAATGAAAAGGGGCTTAAAGCCCCTTTCGATTAACAGTTAAATTAAGTTTAGCTGCAGCCTGAAGTTGAACCGCAAGTCATACATTTTAAACACGTTCCATTCCTAACCATTGTTATGCTTCCGCACTCCGAACAAACATCTCCCGTGTAACCTTTTTCCCGCGCCTGCTTAATTTTTTCTCCTTCGGGATTGTATACTTTGGCTAATGGTTTTATTTTCAATTCAGTTTTTGACTTGAAAGTTTTTGCATCCGTTCTATCCAGTTCGATCATTTTTTCACTAATAACTTCTTCGCTCACGTATTCGTCATTCGATATTCCGCTTATTGTATCGCGTGTTGTTTTGTTATTCATTCCATCTGAAGGCACGTGGGCAAGATCATTTCTGCTTAAATACGTTACGGCAAGTTCGCGAAAAATATAATCGATTACCGAAGTTGCCATTTTAATTTTTTCGTTTCCATTTACAATTCCGCTTGGTTCAAACCTAGTGAATACAAATGCATCAATAAATTCTTCAAGCGGTACGCCGTGTTGCAATCCAAGTGAAATAGAAATGGCAAAACAGTTAAGCAAACTTCTGAATGCTGCTCCTTCACGATGCATGTCTATGAATATTTCACCAAGCTGTCCGTTGTCATATTCACCCGTTCTGATATAAACTGATTGCCCGTTGATTTTAGCTTTTTGTGTGTAGCCGGTTCTTCTATCCGGTAATCTTCTTCTCTTTGCAATGTAACGATGAATAATTCTTTCAGCAATCTTAACAATATCGTTGGAAGCTTTATCTTCAATTATGCTTTCATATTCTTCAACTGCAATTGTATTAAGCGGTTGAGAAAGTTTGGAGCCATCTCTGTACAACGCATTTGCCTTCAATCCAAGTTTCCAGGATTCCATATAAGCATTTTTAATGTCATCAATTGAAGCATGATTTGGTAAGTTGATAGTTTTAGAAATTGCTCCGGAAATAAATGGTTGAGCCGCCCCCATCATCTTTATATGTGCATTAGCTTTAATGAACCTTGTTCCTCTCTTACCGCATTTGTTCGCACAGTCGAAGACAGGGTAATGCTCATGCTTTAAGAAGGGAGCACCTTCAATTGTCATTGCACCGCATACGTAATCATTCGCTGTTGCAATTTCCTGTTTAGAAAATCCGAGCAAAGAAAGCATATCAAAATCCCAGGCATTCAATTGCTCTTTTGTAAAGTCTAATTTCTTAATGCAAAATTCTTCGCCAATAATAAATTTGTTAAATGCAAAACTAATTTCAAATACTGATGGAAGAATTGCTTCAATTTTTTCAAGAACGTCATCAGTAAAACCTTTCGCTTTAAGTGATTCATAATTAATGTTAGGGCAATTTTTTAAACTGCCGGCGCCTTTGCCATACTTAATTATTTCATTTATCTGTTCTTGATTGTATCCCAATCTTTTTAGAGCTGGAGGTATGGATTGATTAATAATTTTAAAATATCCACCGCCAGCAAGTTTTTTAAATTTAACCAGTGCAAAGTCCGGCTCAATACCGGTAGTATCGCAATCCATTACCAATCCTATTGTTCCAGT
The window above is part of the Ignavibacteriales bacterium genome. Proteins encoded here:
- a CDS encoding long-chain fatty acid--CoA ligase; this translates as MPVIRPFKTIPELFVILSEEYSKVAEHPLMKYKSGNEWKGISYAQFGEETEIFALGLSTLGIKRDDKIAIISENRPEWVYSDMAIIGLGAVDVPLYPSLTSDTVEFILNNSESIGIIASNKFQLNKILKIKKNCKYLKFIIILNEKDMLSGEPNLYTFKEVQERGKEFRKNKPFLFKENLKLAKEDDLCTIIYTSGTTGEPKGVMLTHKNIVSNVLAATEAIPFSKDDLFLSFLPLCHIFERMAGYYSAFSAGAGIAYAESIEAVAQNMIEAKPTIITTVPRLFERIYSKIKKNVDSQPEKKQKIFNWAIKIGREYAQAKKADKVSLALSIKHKGADTLVFKKLREKTGGKLRFFVSGGAALPRELGEFFEAVGITIIEGYGLTESSPVIAANRVDDYKYGTVGKIFPGVEVKIASDGEILARGPNIMQGYYKNKKETDAVLKDGWLYTGDIGVFDAEGFLMITDRKKHLFKTSTGKYIAPTPIENLFLGSKYIDQFVLIGDRRMFLSALIVPDFEAIKEYADSNNIPYSSIEDLSDKKEIYDLIQKDLEQFQKQLANFERVRKFVLLDKPFTLETGEITPTLKLKRKVIEERYGSLIDEMYKSLEK
- a CDS encoding FAD-binding oxidoreductase; this translates as MNNRKVQTKSGSILDEAKIEEFKSALRGQLIRPGDDSYNSTRKIWNAMIDKYPSLIVRSSGVSDIIHSVNFARNNNLIVAVRGGGHNIAGNAICDGGLVIDLSLMKSVRIDASSKTARVEAGATLGDFDHEAQLFGFATPLGINSTTGVAGLTLGGGFGWLSRKYGLSIDNLISVEVVTVSGKLIKASKSENSDLFWAIRGGGGNFGIVTSFEFQLHNVGPEVLAGLIIHPINAARDTLRFYRDFIKSTPDDFVCWFVLRKAPPLPFLAPEWHGKEILALAVCYSGKVEQGERIAKPLRSYGRPLADIIGPMQYKNWQTVLDPLLTPGMRNYWKSHDFLELSDGLIDTLIEYARKIPDPQTEIAMAQLGGKVSKIPIDATAYTHRDAQYIMNVHGRWEDSAKDEACIAWARGLYQAVTPYATGGVYVNFLTQEEQDRVHNAYGSNYNKLVEIKIKYDPNNFFSINQNISPTYEYVEDDE